AGACAAAGGGCAGGGttcagaaagataaaaagagCAGCCAGTTGTAGCTAGGGAGAGAAAACAAGACCCCATGCAGAAGAGAGAGGCCAGCTGTGTCTACACTGGCAGGATGCTCAGCATCCAGGCATCCAGGAAGAGCGGCAGGATGGGGCAGAGGAGATATCGCAGCTGGGTGCGCTGAGGATGAGATGTAGCAAAACCTCAAATGCTATTTCAAGTTACTTTCTTATGGGACCAATTAGAGCAGGACTCCTGCATTTTAGGAATACAAGCTGTAGAGCATGTCCCCTGGTGGGACCAAGTCTGCATGTCATAAAAAGCGGCAAGAAACTGTAattcattttaagttattttgatatttattaaaCTTACTGGAACAAGATGTTTTTAAGATGTGCTATTAGTCAGTGTTGCTAATGGCATGACACTAAGGACTGGGTGAGTTaaggggaatgtgggtgtcatgtgcCTCATGGTTCTGGGGAGGGGGGGATTCAAGGTGCAGTGACTGAGCCTGGTGATGTCCTCCTTGCTGGCACGGTCCTAGGGTGGCACAGAGAAGTTAAGCAGCTTGCAAGAGTCTCACAGCTGTCGAGCGGAGGAGTGCATTGAGCCTGAGTTGTGAACGCCCACCCTTTGGCTGCAGAACGCGTGCCAGTCTGCAGAAAACCAAGCCATCCCGCCCTGGCACGCCTGGACTCTGCGTCCGGCAGCGGCGGTACGCACAGCTGAGGCGAGTCTGGCCTTGCGGCAGACGTCGCTTCTCTCCTGGGTGTAAAGCAATAAAGGCACCGCGGGGGGCTGGTCGCGACCCCCGACCGGGGGAATCCTACAGCGAGGAGAAGGGACTCCAGGCGCATGCTCTGCCGCAGGGGGGCGCCCCTGGCCGGCCGCTGCTAGGCGATCGGTCCCCGCCACAGGGCGCGTCGCCTGCAAGAAGATGTCGCTGTCCGGCGGGGAGCGCCCTGCGGGGCCGGGGACCCGCCTGTCCTGGCTGCTGTGCTGCAGCGCCCTGCTGTCCCCGGCCGCCGGCTACGTGATCGTGAGCTCCGTGTCCTGGGCTGTCACCAACGAGGTAGACGAGGAGCTGGACAGCGCGTCCACGGAGGAGGCACTGCCCGCGCTACTGGAGGACTCGGGCAGCATCTGGCAGCAGAGCTTCCCGGCCTCAGCGCACAAGGAGGACACGCACCTGCGGCCTCGGGGCTCTGCCCGCGCCAGGCCCGCACCGGCCCCGCGTGGAATGTTCTCCTACCGGCGGGAGAGCGGCTCATCCGCAGCATCCCCCAGCCCCAGGGTGCGTGCAGGCACCGCCCGCTCCCTGGTCCACGCCAGCTCCTGGGGCTGTCTGGCCACTACATCCACCCACGAAAAGGTAAGCGAGAGGTCGGGACGCGGAGGTGGTGCGTGTCTCGTCGTGGTCCGTCAATTCTGGGGCGAGCCCAGGGCGCAGGGCGACTCGGATTTCACAGGTGCATAGACTGTAGATGCCTTTGAATAACGGAACCCGGCTGTGCAGGAGTCGGTTCATCTGGCCAAGTGCACGTGAGTGGGGAGGAAGGCGACCCTGGGGAACAGTCTGGTGGTTAGTGACTGAATCTCTGTCTTAAGATGGCCAAAGAGATGGTCGAATAATCAGCGTCACACACGGAGACCTGGAAAGCAGACAGGATCGATCGCCTTTGGAATCGCAAATGAGGAGCATCCAGTCCCTGCGGGCTCTTAGCACTGTCCCGCAGGCAGACTCCCGCACCACCTCCCACACCAGATGGGCGTGGGAGAAAGGCACCATCCACGCACCGGTAGAaatttacactttaaaaaaaaatggaactcgAATGTTTGAGAAAGACGACTTAGGCAAAGCGCAACTGCTCTGGAGGGAGCTGTTTTAGCCACAATTTCTCTCTCAGTCCCCAAAGCTTTATTCACACGTTAACCCGGAATAGCATGGAGAGGACCTAAAGTGGCATATTCCCTAAGAAAGCTTCTAGTCCTGTCTAATAGACAGAGGTGTGATCCGAGCTCCTAAGGAATCTGTGCGCGGAAGGACTGGCATGCCTCGGTTATATACCACACTATGTGGGAGTCGTGTTCTTGCCTCAATTCTGGGTCTCACGAGCCCCGGCATAGCCAAAGCACcctattttcatatatatatttaagtaattCTATAGGCAGAGCttgagaggttttttgtttgtttgtttgttttcttaaaaaattatctaATGACAATTTTATCCTATTAATGGCCGTGATCATGTCCTCTTTCTATGTCAGAATCCCAGCCAGTTCTGTATTGCCAGGGTCCAAACAGTTTTTATACTTCTAACACATACCTTAATATGAAGTTTAAATATGAAGCTAATcatggtttaaaaaacaaaaaacaaaaaaactagtgCCTAAAGTTTGGGAAATGTCTCAGCAGTAGAAtgcttgaggatctgagttatccaacctccagaacccatgttttgttcttgtttttgttttgctttgcttttgtttttgtttttgagccaaGCATCATGGCACGAATTTGTAATCACAGTGCTGAGAAGgttgagacaggtggatctttagGGCTTGCTGACAAGCTAGCCTATCCTCCTtggggagttccaggccaccgggagaccctgtctaaaaaacgtAACAGTAATGGACCCTGAGGAACGACACCAAGAAACCAGGAGGTTGTTCCCTGACCGCCACGTGTACACACTATGcatgagcaacacacacacacacacacacacacacacacacacacacgggcacacacggGCACACTAGAATgcatgaatatgcacacacacacacacacacgggcacacacacacgggcacaaaGGCACACGTGCACACGGGCATACTAGAATgcatgaatatgcacacacacacacatacacacacacacacatacacatcccaaagaaaagaaatctggtgCCCGGCAGGCTTGGTGGTCCACTCCTGTAGTTCCAAGTACCaaggctaaggcaagagaattgcgagttcaaagccagctctgGCTACATTTCCAGATCCTGCCTCACGAAAACATAAACaaccaaagaagaaaaggcatCTAGCGTCCTTGTATTGAAGATATTTTGACCTTCAACAGCCGTTTTGTTAGCTTCCATAGGCCTTCCCTTCCAATGCTGACTTTTAATCCAAACTCTATCAATTCAGAAAACATTCGCATGATCTGCTGAGCAGTCCATGACAGGCTGAAAATAGAATCTGTGGATGATGTAATATTGCCATTTGGAGAATTCGttaat
This DNA window, taken from Peromyscus maniculatus bairdii isolate BWxNUB_F1_BW_parent chromosome 21, HU_Pman_BW_mat_3.1, whole genome shotgun sequence, encodes the following:
- the Creg2 gene encoding protein CREG2; this translates as MSLSGGERPAGPGTRLSWLLCCSALLSPAAGYVIVSSVSWAVTNEVDEELDSASTEEALPALLEDSGSIWQQSFPASAHKEDTHLRPRGSARARPAPAPRGMFSYRRESGSSAASPSPRVRAGTARSLVHASSWGCLATTSTHEKIQGLPFGSCLAISDGPLHNSTGTPFFYMTAKDPVVADLVKNPTASLMLPESEGDFCRKNIVDPEDPRCARLTLTGRMIMVPPGEVEFAKQAMFSRHPGMRKWPRQYEWFFMKMWVEHIWLKKWYGGVSDIPREEYFKAAPRKA